From Microcaecilia unicolor chromosome 11, aMicUni1.1, whole genome shotgun sequence, the proteins below share one genomic window:
- the LOC115480214 gene encoding cofilin-2-like, giving the protein MASGVTVSDAVLAVFNDMKVRKACSPEDAKKRKKYVCFRLSDDQRTIIVDEECELLVGDVGEKVADPYKHLVNMLPKDACRYVLYDACYETKESKREDLVFIMWVPEDVPIKQKMLYASSKDSIRRKFPGLKCELQINNTADLLDRRTMAEKLSANVVTLEGKPL; this is encoded by the exons ATG GCCTCTGGGGTCACTGTCTCAGACGCTGTATTGGCAGTCTTCAATGACATGAAAGTGCGGAAGGCCTGCAGTCCAGAGGACGCAAAGAAGCGGAAGAAATATGTTTGCTTTCGCCTGAGTGATGACCAGAGGACCATCATCGTTGATGAGGAATGTGAACTGTTGGTGGGCGACGTTGGGGAGAAGGTGGCTGATCCTTACAAGCACCTTGTCAATATGTTGCCCAAGGATGCCTGTCGCTACGTACTCTATGATGCCTGTTATGAGACAAAAGAGAGCAAGAGGGAGGACCTGGTCTTCATAATGTG GGTGCCAGAAGATGTACCTATTAAACAAAAGATGCTATATGCTAGCTCAAAAGACAGCATCAGGAGGAAATTTCCAG GTCTCAAGTGTGAATTGCAGATAAACAATACAGCTGATCTGTTGGATCGCAGGACAATGGCTGAGAAACTGAGCGCCAACGTGGTCACACTGGAAGGCAAACCGTTATGA